A window of the Cystobacter ferrugineus genome harbors these coding sequences:
- a CDS encoding AHH domain-containing protein, translating into MRSHVIHALCMLLVPLAVQAAPAQVESRLSILKPVTVSEYRGAPAHGLKLTFEKLGPNPALALFSLKDARQVLAAMERTGSLSEAPSSSLEGQVREEFEAMYGPPPVSPPSSLESARWFQALKLSPRYMGNGAREAAVEMFKSPAMLLSVGMSMMLYLMAWAAPEPVFSKAFATAVTLGLLMTYSATELHNVGMACLTLYREAEAARTREQLEAVAERFGKAMGGVGLRVLVTVAGTQLARGLPEVPGGGLWARLSPPRFAFAGGSARGGLSVGAGARAQVSVADGTVVLMGVSANTTASAVASAVSSARTSGDCARSKADDNHAHHLCTNKNNKSENTGGPWTPRFEELFARARMSLDDPANIVYLRGHQGPHPEEYHREIFNRLEEALRTCRSRAACRAKLLEELDRSAGDVCTPGSKLNKLVTRSP; encoded by the coding sequence ATGCGCTCACACGTCATCCATGCCCTCTGCATGTTGCTGGTGCCGCTCGCTGTCCAGGCGGCTCCAGCCCAAGTCGAATCGCGGCTCTCGATACTGAAGCCCGTGACGGTGAGCGAGTACCGAGGTGCTCCGGCGCATGGGCTGAAACTCACCTTCGAGAAGCTCGGGCCGAACCCCGCCCTGGCGCTGTTCTCCTTGAAGGACGCGCGGCAAGTGCTCGCGGCGATGGAGCGAACCGGGTCATTGTCTGAAGCCCCGTCCTCCAGCCTGGAAGGGCAGGTACGCGAGGAGTTCGAGGCGATGTATGGGCCGCCGCCGGTCTCTCCACCGTCGTCACTGGAGAGTGCCAGGTGGTTCCAGGCCCTGAAGCTCTCACCGCGCTACATGGGGAATGGGGCGCGAGAGGCGGCCGTGGAGATGTTCAAGTCTCCGGCCATGCTGCTCTCCGTGGGCATGTCGATGATGCTCTACCTGATGGCGTGGGCCGCGCCGGAACCCGTGTTCTCCAAGGCCTTCGCGACGGCGGTGACGCTGGGGCTGTTGATGACCTACTCGGCGACGGAACTCCACAACGTGGGCATGGCGTGCCTGACCCTCTACCGGGAAGCGGAAGCGGCGAGGACGAGGGAACAGTTGGAGGCGGTGGCCGAGCGATTCGGCAAGGCGATGGGGGGCGTGGGGCTGCGAGTGCTGGTGACGGTGGCGGGGACGCAGCTCGCCAGGGGACTACCGGAGGTCCCCGGAGGCGGCTTGTGGGCACGGTTATCACCTCCGCGCTTCGCCTTCGCGGGAGGGAGCGCACGGGGAGGATTGTCGGTGGGAGCGGGAGCCCGCGCACAAGTGAGCGTGGCGGACGGAACGGTGGTGCTCATGGGCGTGTCGGCGAACACGACCGCTTCCGCGGTGGCTTCGGCGGTGTCCTCGGCTCGGACTTCGGGGGACTGTGCCCGGTCGAAGGCCGACGACAACCATGCGCACCATCTGTGCACGAACAAGAACAACAAGTCCGAGAATACAGGGGGGCCCTGGACGCCACGCTTCGAGGAACTCTTCGCACGAGCGAGGATGAGCCTCGATGATCCGGCGAACATCGTCTACCTGCGCGGCCACCAAGGGCCCCATCCCGAGGAGTACCACCGCGAGATCTTCAATCGACTGGAGGAGGCTTTACGTACCTGTAGGTCTCGAGCCGCGTGCCGAGCCAAGCTCTTGGAAGAACTCGATAGGAGTGCAGGGGACGTGTGTACGCCAGGTTCCAAACTCAACAAGCTCGTCACGAGGAGTCCATGA
- a CDS encoding tetratricopeptide repeat protein, which produces MSALSLTAKGEEEWQALRYHIEWSKGFVLVFLFVPDESIQTLLRERLERICLMRTAPLEKVSPRDPATLIEDVLEPIRQPSSVLTEAHSPLWIDLASGRGDEWGRARDNLLSRVNEHREWLRRLERPVVWVLPSGYRPRLREIAPDLWAIRGYSLDLGEQGLTAAENEAVAPMDPPEPERAMDLGSTHSAANSVDEALLKEWARIEHTPSKEPGVFYAGWRAADVALRLGRLELARDISADVLARARNLVSEDQDATNWLSTALHQVGDVAQAMGRLEEAEEAHRESLELRRGLRERLGDTPQVLRDLSVSLTLLADVLGARGKIDDALKNYDEARRLRQRLALALPHIVEHEFVVKALDKLIEDLRHTPPQQP; this is translated from the coding sequence ATGAGCGCCCTCTCCCTGACCGCGAAGGGCGAGGAAGAGTGGCAAGCACTGCGCTACCACATCGAATGGTCCAAGGGCTTCGTCCTCGTCTTCTTGTTCGTACCCGATGAGAGCATCCAGACCCTTCTGCGTGAGCGGCTGGAGCGCATCTGCCTGATGCGCACCGCGCCTCTGGAAAAGGTGTCTCCTCGTGACCCCGCCACTCTGATCGAGGACGTCCTGGAGCCCATCCGTCAACCCTCCTCCGTGTTGACCGAGGCGCACTCCCCACTGTGGATTGACCTGGCCTCTGGACGGGGTGATGAGTGGGGGCGAGCACGAGACAACTTGCTGTCCCGCGTCAATGAGCACCGGGAGTGGCTGAGGCGCCTTGAACGGCCGGTGGTATGGGTGCTGCCTTCTGGCTATCGGCCCCGCTTGAGAGAGATTGCTCCCGACCTCTGGGCGATCCGTGGCTATAGCCTGGACTTGGGTGAACAGGGTCTCACTGCGGCGGAGAATGAGGCGGTGGCTCCAATGGACCCACCGGAACCAGAACGGGCAATGGACCTGGGCAGTACCCATTCCGCCGCCAACTCAGTGGATGAAGCCTTGCTGAAGGAATGGGCACGGATTGAACACACACCATCCAAAGAACCTGGGGTTTTCTATGCGGGATGGAGAGCAGCAGATGTTGCTTTGCGCTTGGGCCGACTTGAGTTGGCACGAGACATCTCGGCTGATGTGTTGGCTCGCGCTCGGAACCTGGTCTCGGAAGATCAGGATGCGACGAACTGGTTGAGCACCGCACTGCATCAAGTGGGAGATGTGGCGCAAGCCATGGGCAGGCTGGAAGAGGCGGAGGAGGCACACCGCGAGAGCCTGGAGTTGAGACGAGGCCTGCGCGAGCGGCTCGGAGACACACCCCAGGTGCTCCGGGACTTGAGCGTATCTCTGACATTGTTAGCGGATGTGTTGGGAGCGCGGGGAAAGATTGACGACGCGTTGAAAAACTATGACGAGGCACGGCGTCTGCGGCAACGTCTCGCATTGGCGCTTCCTCACATTGTCGAGCACGAGTTCGTGGTCAAGGCCCTGGACAAGCTCATCGAGGACTTGCGCCACACGCCCCCGCAGCAGCCATGA
- a CDS encoding FMN-binding negative transcriptional regulator, giving the protein MYIPRHFHEQDESRLLALMDQYGFATLVTSDQGVPFATHLPLLVEREAGGRLLLKGHVARANPQWRSFADSREVLAIFQGPHAYVSPSCYSAPSVPTWNYAVVHAYGTPSLVEEPGTVLHSLRQLASKYEAGREQPWSPDEAEAVVSRLLAGIVAFEIAITRLEGKFKLGQNRNARDYDGIMRFVGLGEQHGSQGLVELMTMYEPQK; this is encoded by the coding sequence ATGTACATCCCGCGCCACTTCCACGAGCAGGACGAGTCGAGGCTGCTCGCGTTGATGGACCAGTACGGCTTCGCGACGCTGGTGACCTCCGATCAGGGCGTGCCCTTCGCCACGCACCTGCCCCTGCTCGTCGAGCGGGAGGCCGGGGGCCGGTTGTTGCTGAAGGGCCATGTGGCGCGGGCCAATCCTCAGTGGCGCTCCTTCGCGGACTCGCGCGAGGTGCTCGCCATCTTCCAGGGGCCGCACGCCTATGTCTCGCCCTCCTGCTACTCGGCGCCCTCCGTGCCCACCTGGAACTACGCGGTCGTGCATGCGTACGGCACGCCCTCCCTCGTCGAGGAGCCCGGGACGGTCCTGCACTCCCTGCGGCAACTGGCCAGCAAGTACGAGGCGGGCAGGGAGCAGCCCTGGAGTCCGGACGAAGCCGAGGCGGTCGTGAGCCGGCTGCTCGCGGGCATCGTCGCGTTCGAGATCGCCATCACCCGCCTGGAGGGCAAGTTCAAGCTGGGCCAGAACCGCAACGCGCGGGACTACGACGGGATCATGCGCTTCGTGGGGCTCGGTGAGCAGCACGGGAGCCAGGGGCTCGTCGAGTTGATGACGATGTACGAGCCCCAGAAGTGA
- a CDS encoding WD40/YVTN/BNR-like repeat-containing protein, which yields MTVPSLIRRGVSLALLTPWAVPALAHNGYPDTTSVTLRQGYPEEMLLGATFGAVITHNGGASWHWICPQALGIGGWSPESYLWQADGTLMAATGAALIRSRDGGCTWAPHPFFTPPDRPQAALWPKSLASLPSQPSRLWVSTGRPGQNNALYRSDDGGETFTPTSLQSTTEVFPSVMVAPSDPRRLYVSASTPTGPRLYRSDDEGLSWRSFPSPFPENLADAKPYDLFVLRVSDHDPDRLWARISAGFWTYVLESRDGGQRFRSIVHPAGQAEDGIDEALMGVEVSEDGDTLWAATPTRLFRVRSGETFATLLSLPTGNACVERENGVLFVCGASRLHDWALATTPDEGLTYTPLLDLPDMQPSACPVGTPARDVCQPLWPQFAALVEADPLLTSGGDAGTPPPYEPPPPPRKGCSATEGLLPAAVLLALPLLRRSRRP from the coding sequence ATGACGGTCCCCTCCCTGATCCGTCGCGGTGTATCGCTCGCCCTGCTCACGCCCTGGGCCGTTCCCGCCCTGGCGCACAATGGCTACCCCGACACCACCAGCGTCACCCTGCGCCAGGGCTACCCCGAGGAGATGCTCCTGGGCGCCACCTTCGGCGCCGTCATCACCCACAACGGCGGCGCGAGCTGGCACTGGATCTGCCCCCAGGCGCTCGGCATCGGCGGCTGGAGCCCCGAGAGCTACCTCTGGCAGGCCGACGGCACCCTGATGGCCGCCACCGGCGCCGCCCTCATCCGCTCGCGGGACGGGGGTTGTACCTGGGCACCCCATCCGTTCTTCACCCCTCCGGACAGACCCCAGGCCGCCCTGTGGCCCAAGAGCCTCGCGTCGCTCCCCTCCCAACCCTCGCGACTGTGGGTGTCCACGGGACGCCCCGGTCAGAACAACGCCCTCTACCGCAGCGATGATGGCGGAGAAACCTTCACCCCCACCTCGCTCCAGAGCACCACCGAGGTCTTCCCCAGCGTGATGGTGGCCCCCTCGGACCCGCGGCGCCTCTACGTCTCCGCCAGCACGCCCACCGGCCCCCGCCTGTACCGCAGCGATGACGAGGGACTCTCCTGGCGCTCCTTCCCCTCGCCCTTCCCCGAGAACCTGGCGGACGCGAAGCCCTACGATCTGTTCGTCCTGCGCGTGTCCGACCACGACCCGGACCGGCTCTGGGCTCGCATCAGCGCGGGGTTCTGGACCTACGTGCTGGAGAGCCGGGATGGCGGTCAGCGCTTCCGGTCCATCGTCCACCCGGCCGGGCAGGCCGAGGACGGAATCGACGAGGCGCTCATGGGCGTGGAGGTCTCGGAAGATGGCGACACGCTCTGGGCCGCCACGCCCACGCGCCTCTTCCGTGTGCGCTCGGGAGAGACGTTCGCCACGCTGCTGTCGCTGCCCACGGGCAATGCCTGCGTGGAGCGGGAGAACGGCGTGCTCTTCGTCTGCGGCGCCTCGCGTCTGCACGACTGGGCCCTGGCCACCACCCCCGACGAGGGCCTCACGTACACGCCCCTGCTCGACCTCCCCGACATGCAGCCCTCGGCGTGTCCCGTGGGCACTCCGGCGCGGGATGTCTGCCAGCCCCTCTGGCCCCAGTTCGCCGCCCTCGTCGAGGCCGATCCCCTGCTCACCTCCGGCGGAGACGCCGGCACGCCGCCGCCCTACGAACCCCCGCCCCCGCCGCGCAAGGGATGCTCCGCCACGGAGGGACTGTTGCCCGCCGCCGTGCTGCTCGCCCTGCCCCTGCTGCGCCGCTCCCGGCGGCCCTGA
- a CDS encoding imm11 family protein: MTKQVKYYDLYDDVYIPGRWHLRMPLDDEEGLEELFDVGRFKEGRLLDIQKPIRISMNPAGIPLEFSHALGVPIVHRRVVSLFERLGLQEEVQFIPVEVEGQTEPWFILNALQVIRCIDDARCEEVLHWLPEDNRPDKEAGEYRNVSGLKIDPEKLGEAHVFRPWGWKVILIVSEHVKLALEEEGITGTKFIEV; this comes from the coding sequence ATGACAAAGCAGGTGAAGTACTACGACTTATACGATGACGTGTACATCCCAGGGAGATGGCATTTGCGAATGCCTCTGGATGATGAGGAGGGTCTGGAAGAACTGTTCGACGTCGGGCGATTCAAGGAGGGACGACTCTTGGACATCCAGAAGCCCATCCGCATCTCCATGAATCCCGCGGGCATTCCTCTCGAGTTCTCTCATGCCCTGGGGGTGCCCATCGTGCACCGCCGGGTGGTCTCACTCTTCGAGCGTCTGGGTCTTCAGGAGGAAGTGCAGTTCATCCCCGTCGAGGTGGAAGGCCAGACGGAGCCCTGGTTCATCCTCAACGCCTTGCAAGTCATCCGATGCATCGACGACGCCCGGTGCGAGGAGGTCCTCCACTGGCTCCCGGAGGACAACCGCCCGGACAAGGAGGCGGGCGAGTACCGCAACGTCTCGGGGCTGAAGATAGACCCGGAGAAGCTCGGCGAGGCCCACGTCTTCCGTCCCTGGGGCTGGAAGGTCATCCTCATCGTCTCCGAGCACGTCAAGCTCGCCCTGGAGGAAGAGGGCATCACCGGCACGAAGTTCATCGAGGTCTGA